TGTTATTTTTAGCATTCTTAAAATATCTTTCAAAAAAGAAGCAATTCCTTTCTCTGTGTTGGGAATAATCAACTCGCATTGGATCTTATACTCAGAATCCATTACTGCACAATCTAATTTTGATTTGGAAATATCAATTCCGATAATGTACTTTTTGTTTCATAACTTTTTTTGGGTTATCATCCACATTGAAAGTCTTGTCTAAGTCCTTGATAATAGGTCTAAAGCCTAAATTTCTATTATGACCTTACTTTCAAAGAAGCAGGGTTCATAATCTTTGCATAGGTCTAGCATCCTCTGGCGCAAACTGATTCACCCTGTTTCTTGTGGATTAATTAATACTATAAAACTAATAATGAAATCATTAAAAAAATATAGTACAAACTAAAGGACGCAAAGGAATTAAAGATTATGCTATTTTTAAGGCGTAAGAAAATCAAAGATTTTCAGCAAAAATAATGTAGATTTTTTGCCACGGATGCACGAATGAATTTATTTGTGCGTTCATGGCGATCATTTAGCAGTATACAATTTTATCGCAGATAAAATCCTTGCGCCTTAAAGCCATATTATATTAAATATTCTTTGCTCCCTTGCGCTTTCCAACACCAATACACAAACAAAAAAAATCCAACCGCAATGGCTGGATTTTGATATTATTTTTTCAGATACAAATCAAAGTAATTTGTGATTTTCTGCATTAAGTGAACTCTGTCTTTTCCGATCACATTATGCGGATGTCCCGGATAAGCAAAGTAATCTAGCTGAACTCCATTATCCACTGCTGACTTAATGAATTTAATAGAATGTTGCCATACTACGACATCATCCTGCGCTCCATGGATCATCAATAGTTTTCCTTTCAGATTCTGAACTTTATCCAGAAGATTAGCTGTGGCATATCCTTGTGGATTTTCCTGAGGGGTATCCATATATCTTTCTCCGTACATCGTCTCATACATACTCCAATCAATTACTGGCCCTCCGGCTACTCCTACTTTGAAAACGTCTGGCTTACGAAGCATGAAACTTGTTGTCATGAATCCGCCGAAGCTCCATCCATGGATACCCATTTTATCACCATCTACATATGGAAGTGATTTTAGATACTCAACTCCTTTCATTTGGTCGTTCATTTCTGTTGTTCCCAGGTTTCTGAAAACAGCCTGTTCGAACTTCATTCCACGATTAGAAGAACCTCTTCCATCCATTGTGAAAATAATATATCCGTTCTGAGCCATATATTCATACCAAAGGTTTCCTGAAGCTGGGAAGCTGTTTGTAATCAATTGCAAGTGCGGCCCATTATATAAATAAACGATCGTAGGGTATTTTTTATTAGGATCGAAATTTGTTGGCAGGATGATCTTACCATATAATGGTGTTCCATCATCAGCTTTTAATTCTACATTTTTAATTTCTGGTCTCTGATAATTTTTTAATGTATTTTCAGAAGTAAGGATATTGGTAGATTTTAAGTTGGATGTATTGATAATATTTCCTACTCTTGGAGTATTTGCATTGCTGTAAGCATCATATAGATGATTTCCATCATTGCTCAGAATCCCAAAGTGCATTCCTGCCTCAGAGTCTAGTCTCTCCATTTTGAAATTCGTCCAGTTGATCTTATATAAATGTCTTTCTAAAGGAGTTTCTTTAGTAGAAGTAAAGAAAATTTCTTTTTTCTTTTCATTAAATCCTAGGACATCAGTTACCAACCAGTCTCCTTTTGTAATCTGAGCGACTAATCCTTTCTCAAGATTGTAATGAAATAAGTGATTATATCCTGTTCTCTGACTTTGCCAGATGAAATCTGTATTTGAATTCGGGAAGAAAGTAAGCGGATGCTGTGGTTCAACATATTTGCTGTCTGTTTCTTCAAATAAGGTCTTTATCAATGTTCCTGTAACAGCATCATATTGGTTCATCTTCATATGATTCTGCCCTCTGTTTAGTACCGCTACAAAAATATATTTTGAATCCGGACTCCACGTAACAGCAGTCAGATACTTGTCTTTTTCACCATCAACCTTCAGGAATATTGTTGTCTGAGTTTTGATATTGAAAACACCTAATGTTACCTGGTGAGATGTTTGCCCAGCCATTGGATATTTGATATTATGATTGACAGCCGGTGTTACTGACCAATCAATAATCGGATAATCTGCGACCATTGTCTGATCCATTCTGTAGAATGCAACGCTTTCAGAATTTGGTGCCGGGAAAATTCCGGTATCAATTCCAAATTCATTTCTGTGAACGGTCTGACCACTAATAATATTCTCATTAGTCTCATTGGTTATGGCTATGGTTTTCCCATTTTTATTAACAAATAAATTATTCTTTGCAGTAAAAGCAAAGGTTTGTCCATCACCAAACATTTTTACGTTGGCAGCATCAAGATCAATTTTTGCTGAATTCTTTACCTTCCAGTCGTTTCCTGACTTTTCGATCCAGAACATTGTCCCATTTGTATTGAAATACCCGTTGGATGTTCCTGTAAACTTAATGGGTGGAACAGCAGTAAGTTTCTTATCTGTAAATTGTCTGTTCAGCTGTGTAAGAGATACCAGAGTATCCTGCTTATTGGTTTTTAAATCTGTAGCCAGATACCCGCCTTTTACAGATTGGATATAGGATTTTCCGTCTGCAGACCATGAAAATTGTGAAATATTTTTCACGGCAAGGTTGGTTCTCATTCCATTTACAGCCTCCGCCATTGTAAACTTCTGTGTCTGGGCAAATGCTGAGCTACCCAAAACAAGCATCAATAAAGAAAATTTATGTAATTTCATTGTATAAAATTGAATCCGTCAAAAATAAGAAATAAAAACCATCCGTTAAGAAACGTTAAAATAAAACATTCATAAAATGGAATTAATTAATTGATAGAAATTATTTCTTACCTTAATGGTAGAATTTTGTGATGTGAGTTGGGGAAACATAAAGACACAAAGTTTGTTTAAAAGAATACATTTTTAAACATAAGGATTTTATTTTCGAGAACATGGATTGGAAATTTTTATGGGAAAAATTCATCATTCTAATGAGGTTATTTCATTTCTTATCCTATATCAATGACTCATATGTGTCCTCTGTTCTAAATTTGCATCATTAATAATAACAAAAAATACAAAATTACAATGGCAACAACATGGACATTAGACCCAACGCATAGTGAAATTACTTTCAAAGTAAAACACATGATGATTTCTAACGTAAAAGGAAGCTTCAGAACTTTCACTGCTGAAATTCAATCTGAAGATGAATTCTTCGCAAACGCTAAAACTACAGCTACTATTCAGACTGATTCTGTATTCACTAATAATACAGACAGAGATAATCACTTAAAGTCTGCAGAATTTTTAATACTGAAGTTCACCCAACCATTACTTTTGAATCTCAGAACTTAAACAATGAAGTTGTTGGAAATCTTACCATCAATGGAATTACAAAACCAATAACATTGGATGTAGATTTCGGAGGAATCAATGTAGATCCATGGGGAAATACAAAAGCAGGTTTCTCTTTTGAAGGAAAAATCAGCAGAAAAGATTTCGGATTAAACTGGAATGCAGCTCTTGAAGCAGGAGGTGTAATGGTAAGTGATGATGTAAAAATCGCTGGAGAATTACAGTTTGTAAAACAAGCTTAATTTAAAACATACTTTATAAAGGGTTCAGGGATTTTTACTAAAAAGCCTTGAACCTTTTCTTTTTTATTAATATTCAAGAATTATGAACCTCAACGATCTTCAAAATATAAGCGAAAGTTTCAAGAACACACAAAAAATGCCTGTCTTATTCCTTGGACATGGTTCACCGATGAATGCTATTGAAGAAAACCAATTTGTACAAGGATTCAGAAAAATAGCCACGGAAATTCCGAGGCCTAATGCTATCTTATGTATTTCTGCGCATTGGTATACTCCAGGGACTTTTGTTACTGCTATGGAAATGCCTAAAACAATTCATGATTTTTATGGGTTTCCTAAAGAATTGTTTGACGTACAATATCCTGCTCCCGGAAGTCCGGAACTGGCTAAAGAAGCTGCTGAGCTTTGCTTCCTGTAGAAGTGGAAGAAGATCACAATTGGGGACTTGATCATGGAGCATGGTCGGTGATCAGACATTTATATCCTGATGCAGATATTCCGGTGATTCAATTAAGCATCGATTATACCAAACCTCCACAGTATCACTATGACCTTGCTAAAAGATTGAATAAGCTGCGTGAAAAAGGAATCCTCATCATCGGCAGTGGAAATATTGTTCATAACTTACGTATGATTGACTGGAAAAATATCAATACCGTAGGTGCCGGCTGGGATTGGGCAATAGAAGCTCGGGAGAAAACCAACAATTGGCTCTTGGATGGTAATTTCCAGAATATTATTGATTATCACAAACAGGGAACATCTTTACAGTATGCTGTTCCTACTCCGGATCATTACCTTCCTTTACTCTATACCTTGGGTTTGAAAAATCAATCTGAAGAACTCAAATTATTTAATGACGAATTGATTGGCGGCTCATTAAGTATGACAAGTGTAAGGATTGGATAACATATATGACAAAAAAAGGAAACACCTCAGATGAGATGCTTCCTTTTCTTTTTATAATTGTATTATTTATTGTACAGCCTTTAAAACATTGATATTTCCGTACCCATAGCTTGAATTGACATTTGGATAATAGGTTGCTGATTGTCTCATTTTATTAAGAACCTGATCTCTTGTCCATGATGGATTTTTAGCCCAAACCAAAGCTGCTATTCCAGCGGTTGCAGCAGTTGCTACTGAAGACCCCCCTACATAATCAGCCTGCCCATTGTAATAACTTAAAACGGGAACCGTATTTCCTGATGCTCTTTCCATCTGGAAAGTAAAATCAATCTGGCTTCCCGAGTGGCAAACATTACATTTTTGGTCGGAAGTTCCTTCTTTCACTCCTGTTATGGCCTGAGTTTCTGACATTGAAGCAGGGAAAATAACGCCAACAAAATTCGTAAAGCTTGTAGATGTTCCTCCTGCGCAGAAAATCAGTTTTCCTCTGGCATAGGCATATTTCACACCATCTTCAATCTTTCCTACTGAAAAAATATGTCCCATAGACATAGAAATGATCTTTACATTGGTATTATTCCCTAGTTCTGTAAATGCAGTTTTCACTCCATTTTGCTCACTTGAAGTTTCCA
This is a stretch of genomic DNA from Chryseobacterium tructae. It encodes these proteins:
- a CDS encoding S9 family peptidase, translated to MKLHKFSLLMLVLGSSAFAQTQKFTMAEAVNGMRTNLAVKNISQFSWSADGKSYIQSVKGGYLATDLKTNKQDTLVSLTQLNRQFTDKKLTAVPPIKFTGTSNGYFNTNGTMFWIEKSGNDWKVKNSAKIDLDAANVKMFGDGQTFAFTAKNNLFVNKNGKTIAITNETNENIISGQTVHRNEFGIDTGIFPAPNSESVAFYRMDQTMVADYPIIDWSVTPAVNHNIKYPMAGQTSHQVTLGVFNIKTQTTIFLKVDGEKDKYLTAVTWSPDSKYIFVAVLNRGQNHMKMNQYDAVTGTLIKTLFEETDSKYVEPQHPLTFFPNSNTDFIWQSQRTGYNHLFHYNLEKGLVAQITKGDWLVTDVLGFNEKKKEIFFTSTKETPLERHLYKINWTNFKMERLDSEAGMHFGILSNDGNHLYDAYSNANTPRVGNIINTSNLKSTNILTSENTLKNYQRPEIKNVELKADDGTPLYGKIILPTNFDPNKKYPTIVYLYNGPHLQLITNSFPASGNLWYEYMAQNGYIIFTMDGRGSSNRGMKFEQAVFRNLGTTEMNDQMKGVEYLKSLPYVDGDKMGIHGWSFGGFMTTSFMLRKPDVFKVGVAGGPVIDWSMYETMYGERYMDTPQENPQGYATANLLDKVQNLKGKLLMIHGAQDDVVVWQHSIKFIKSAVDNGVQLDYFAYPGHPHNVIGKDRVHLMQKITNYFDLYLKK